A genomic stretch from Aminobacter aminovorans includes:
- a CDS encoding DNA-binding domain-containing protein encodes MDQDSFTRALLDATEPLPSGVTSARGEADAARFAVYRNNVAVSLCTALSQRFPVVQRLVGADFFNGMARAYIATALPDSPLMFAYGDSFPDFIAGFVPAAALHYLADTARLEAQWTRAYHAADMPPLAVEALAAFAPKLFGMTTLTPHPAAALVRSDYSIGTIWQAHQGGEVRVQTVMARESIVITRPDITVQVHVIAEADAVFSAALLRGQSIGEAAAEAFETDPAFDFGRAIVGLVSLGMFAGMADQ; translated from the coding sequence ATGGACCAGGACAGTTTCACCAGGGCCCTGCTCGATGCCACAGAACCGCTGCCCAGCGGCGTGACCAGCGCGCGCGGCGAGGCCGACGCGGCGCGGTTCGCGGTCTACCGCAACAATGTCGCGGTCTCGCTTTGCACGGCGCTGAGCCAGCGTTTCCCTGTCGTTCAGCGGCTTGTCGGCGCCGATTTCTTCAACGGCATGGCGCGGGCCTACATTGCAACGGCGCTGCCCGACAGCCCGCTGATGTTTGCCTATGGCGACAGCTTTCCTGATTTCATCGCCGGCTTCGTCCCTGCCGCCGCCCTGCACTACCTCGCCGACACGGCGCGGCTCGAGGCTCAATGGACCCGCGCCTACCATGCCGCCGACATGCCCCCTCTGGCCGTGGAGGCACTGGCGGCATTTGCGCCCAAATTATTCGGCATGACCACGCTCACCCCACATCCGGCGGCAGCATTGGTGCGGTCGGACTATTCCATCGGCACGATCTGGCAAGCCCACCAGGGCGGCGAAGTTCGGGTGCAGACGGTCATGGCACGGGAGAGCATCGTGATCACCCGCCCGGACATCACCGTACAGGTGCATGTCATCGCCGAAGCGGATGCGGTCTTTTCGGCAGCACTTTTGCGCGGCCAAAGCATCGGCGAGGCCGCGGCGGAAGCATTCGAGACGGATCCGGCATTCGACTTCGGCCGCGCCATCGTCGGCCTGGTGTCGCTCGGAATGTTTGCCGGCATGGCCGACCAATAA
- a CDS encoding DoxX family protein, translating to MAHKAGLGIAIRRIEAVIAAIPEALPLLALRVAIAVPFFKSGLTKWDGFLTLSNGARYLFTQEFSLHIFGNQYPYPAPILMATLAGIGEIVLPVLLVLGLGTRFAALGILLMTAVIQLTVPEGWANFHLPWAAMALALAAYGGGQLSLDRLVGLGARKN from the coding sequence ATGGCGCACAAGGCCGGCTTGGGTATTGCAATCCGGCGCATCGAGGCCGTCATTGCAGCGATCCCGGAGGCGCTGCCGTTGCTGGCGCTGCGCGTCGCCATTGCCGTACCGTTCTTCAAGTCGGGACTGACCAAATGGGACGGCTTCCTGACGCTGTCGAACGGCGCGCGTTATCTGTTCACCCAGGAGTTTTCGCTGCACATTTTCGGTAACCAGTATCCCTATCCTGCACCCATCCTGATGGCGACGCTGGCCGGCATCGGCGAGATCGTGCTTCCTGTGCTGCTGGTGCTGGGGCTTGGCACGCGCTTTGCGGCACTCGGCATCCTCCTGATGACGGCGGTGATCCAGCTGACCGTGCCGGAGGGCTGGGCCAACTTCCACCTTCCCTGGGCCGCGATGGCGCTGGCGCTGGCCGCCTATGGCGGCGGACAGCTTTCGCTGGACAGGCTGGTTGGCCTTGGCGCACGCAAAAACTGA